The stretch of DNA CGACGGGTACTGGTAGCGCAGCAGGTTCACGTCCAGCGCCCACTTCTCGGACAGGGCGCCGCCCCAGCCGACGGTGAAGTCGAGCTCGCTGCTGGCGTGCGTATCCGGGGCGAACTCGACGTTGGAGCCCCATACCGAGCCGTAGAAGCCGGAGTCACTGGCCAGCTTGAAGCCGGCCTGCACGGCGGCATCGCCCTGGGTCTGGGTGGTGCCGCGCCAGACGTAGTCGCTGGTCAGTGCGGCGTTGCCGGAAAGTGGTGCGGCGCTGGCCTTGCCACCAAGGGCGAGCAGGCCGATACCCGCGCAGGCGGCGAACAGCAACGGCACGGAAGCTTCGCGCGCGCGGACGAAATGGAGGGACATTGCGGATATCCAGAAATGACGTTCGAGGCCCGATTGGCCACGGCGTCATTGTTGGTATCGGACCCGTAAAGCCTCTATTCCGCGGTCATGCCCGGGGCGTAAATTCCCCGTAAACAATCCTTGTCGCCAGCCGCTCAGCCCAGCAGCTTTTCCACCACCGCCTGCGGCTGCTTCATCCACGCATAGTGGTCCGCGCGCGTACCCAGCGCGGCAGCGTCGAGCACATCGACGCGATTCGGCGAATGGCGGAGTTTCGACAACAGGAAGCGCGCCGAAGACTCCGGCCCCAGCCAGTCGCGATCGAATGCCACCGCATGCGCTTCGACTTCGACGGCCGCCATCGCGGCGTCGAGGTCGATGTCGAGCCCGCCGGCGGCATAACGCCCGCTCAAGCCGCTGCGACTCCAGTCGCGGATCAGCCCGCGAGCCTCTTGCCCGCCAAAGCCGATCCGCCGGCCGGGCAGGGCGCCATGGCGGTCGGCCAGCCACGCCAGGAAGCGATAGACGAACGGCAGGAACCACTTGGTCCGCAGCGGAAACGCACGCCAGTAAGGCGCGCCACTGGCCACGAGCCACAGTCGCTGTGCAGTCGTTGGCGACAGGCCGAGCCGGCAGCAGGCCAGCTGTCCGCCGAGGCTGTGGCCGCCGATGATGCGCGCAACCTCGGGTGCGTGTTGCATCACCAGCGCTTCGCTCGCGGCGATGTCTTCC from Lysobacter arenosi encodes:
- a CDS encoding alpha/beta hydrolase family protein, whose translation is MNESVAVQPIELDAQAGDGHRWTLLARIPANPQASLLWLPALGIAAKHYLPFAEALAARGIAVFVHEWRGGGSSSLRADRATDWGYRELLMEDIAASEALVMQHAPEVARIIGGHSLGGQLACCRLGLSPTTAQRLWLVASGAPYWRAFPLRTKWFLPFVYRFLAWLADRHGALPGRRIGFGGQEARGLIRDWSRSGLSGRYAAGGLDIDLDAAMAAVEVEAHAVAFDRDWLGPESSARFLLSKLRHSPNRVDVLDAAALGTRADHYAWMKQPQAVVEKLLG